In Mucilaginibacter sp. KACC 22063, the genomic stretch TATTTTAACCCAATTACGGGATGAAAAACTATACGGATTGTTTATTGCAGTGTATTTCGCAGTAGTTTTTAGAGTGAGAAATACGAAAACCAAACGCGCTTTTTTGTAGTATATATGCGCCTGTGAAAGAATTTATATTATTGATAATTAGGTAATTAATATGATTTGTCTTTCTAAAAGAACAGATCTGCAGCCACCTGGTCGGCGTATAATTGACCTTCCCTGGTAAGGGTTATGATATTATTTTCAAGTTTAATAAGCCCTTTCTCTAACGGCTCTTCGGCTTCTTTCAATAAATCATCGGATGATCCTTTTGCAATGACGTTAAGCTTTTCAAGATCAAGCCCCCACATAGTACGCAATGAGGTCATGATGTACTCGTTTAATCGGTCGGTTTCTGTAAGCACTTCTGTTTCTGCGGGTACTTTGCCTAAGCCAATCTCTTTCATATAAACCGCATTATTGGCTAAGTCCCATTGCCTTGTTTCTCCGTTAAAGGAGTGTGCGGATGGCCCTATGCCCAGGTATTTTACACCCCGCCAGTAATTAGTGTTATGCCGCGAATGGTGTCCCGGCAATGCATAATTAGAGATTTCGTAATGCTCAAAGCCGTGTTGTTGCATAGCATCAGCCAATTGCAAAAACTGTTCGGCGCTTTGCTGATCGTTAAGTGGGGGATAATACTTTTTCCTGATGAATGCTGCAAGCGCGGTTTTCGGTTCAACCGTCATGCTGTAAGCAGATACGTGCGGTATCTGCAGGTTAAAAACCGTATCCATGTTATGCTTCCACTTTGCATCGGTAAGCAGGGGATAGCCAAATATCAGGTCGACGGTAATATTCTCAAACCCGGCATCCTGCGCGCGCTTTACGGAGGCTTCGGCTTCATTTGCCCGGTGTGCGCGGTTCATCCAGATCAAATCGTCATCAAAAAACGACTGTATGCCAATGCTAAAGCGGTTGACAGCAGTTTGTTTTAAAGCACTAACCTTTGCTGTATTTAGATCATCCGGGTTTGCTTCTAAGGTCACTTCTGCACCGGATTCGATATGGAAGAATTTACCGATCTGATCTATGATCTGATTGATTTCTTTGATATCCAGCAAGGAAGGGGTACCTCCGCCAAAATATATAGTGCTAATACTTTCCTGGCCTAAATAATCTTTTTGCAAGGCTATCTCGGCTATCAAAGCAGCAATCATCTCGTCTTTATACTTTAAAGAAGTACTGAAATGGAAGTCGCAATAATGGCAAGCCTGTTTGCAAAAGGGGATATGAATGTAAATTCCGGCCATGGACGCAAAGGTCGTAAATATTTACACCGTTTATAGCGCATGGCTATACTTTATAAATCCGTAGCCCCGGTGCCCTGGTTTATAAATTGAAATTATTTGGTAAAACTAAAACCGAAGTTTGTTCAGCTCTTTTTTTCCGGCATTAACCTATTAATTAGATCAAGTATAGGGCCGGTCATAAAGGTTGTAAATAATGCCATGATCACAAGCATGGAAAACATGGTAGACGATAAAATATGAAGGTCATAACCTATATTTAATACAACCAGCTCAACTAAGCCACGTGTATTCATTAGTGCGCCAATTATTAAGCTATCCTTCCATGATTGCCCTACAAAACGCGCTGTAAATGCACTTCCTAAAAACTTGCCAATAAAAGCAACGATAATGATAATGGTGGTTACTTCCCACAAGGGCAAAGAGTTTAAGAGATTGATATGTGTTTTTAACCCGGTAAATACAAAAAATAATGGCAGTAATAATACAAGTGCTATATCTTCTATTTTGTAAATGAAATTTTTCCTGAAACTTGCATCACTTGGCATAATAATTCCGGCCATAAAGGCGCCAAAGAGCGCATGGATCCCTATTATTTCAGTAACGTAAGATGATAATATCAATAATATAAAAAATATGGCGATCATAGGCTTATTGAGTGTTTCCGAGTTTTTCATCTTATCACCTGCTTTTGATAATAAGGGGCCAATAACTTTAATCATAATTAAAACATAGCATAAGGCCATAATTAAGGTTATAGTTAAACTTATAATAGAACCGGTTTTAACTATTGCTATAACGGCTGCAAGCATACACCAGGCTGTAACATCATCAGCAGCAGCGCATGTAATAACCAGTGTGCCAATTGGTGTTTTCGAAAGTCCTCGTTGGTGAACTATTCTGGCCAATACAGGAAAAGCAGTTATGCTCATGGCAATCCCTATAAATAAGGAAAATGAAATAAAACTGATACCTGCCGGAGCGTAGTTTGCATATAAATAATAAGCGAGTACCAGCCCCAGGCCGAAAGGAATTAGAATACTTGCATGGCTTATGACTACTGCATTTTGTGATTTGCTTTTTAATAATTTGAAATCCAGTTCCATGCCGATAACAAACATGAAGAGTATGAGTCCAATCTGACTCAGATATTGTAAGTTATTTAAGGATGATAACGGGAAAATGAAAGAGAAAACCTTTGGAAAATATATGCCTAAAAAAGAAGGTCCAAGAAATATGCCTGCAATGATTTCTCCAATTACGGTTGGTTGCCCCATCTTATTGCATAAAAATCCGAAAAACCTTGCCGTTACCAGGATCATTAATATCTGAAGTAAAATGACAGGTAATGGCCGGTCAATATTATCTCTTAGAATAGACCGGATCTCTGTCCAATGATCATTAGCAAGCCGGGGTACATTTATTTTAATTTGTGAAGATTGTAATAGGGTACCCTGTTGTATTACCCAGTATGAAGAAATTATAAAAACTGTGAATAATAGCAGATAAAATAAATAAACAGCAGATTTCTTCATTGAATTAGGCAGGTTGATTAATTGTGAGATACATTCATATCGTAACTAAAGTAAGTTAAAAATAGTAACTACCGTACTTCTGTATTTTTATCTCTCTTCTTAATGTCATCATTATTAATGCCCCTGCGGTTCCTTTTAACTTCTTTGTTTAATTTGCCAAAATGATAGTAAAAACCGAAACCAATAGTTCTGTATGGATTAACAGATACGTTCCGGTTATAAAATGTTGGGTCTTTTACATAACTTATAGCATCTCTGTTTTTTTGTAAGATATTATTTATGTAAAAGAACACGGTTACTTTTCTTTTTAGGATGTCTTTAGTGGTATTGATCGAAGTGAAAAAGTAATCATTGGATTTCCCTTGTAGCAATACATTTGAGCTATACCATGCACCGTTTAGCCCGGTACGCCACGTATCTGTAACTTGATAGCCAAGTTCAGAAAAACCGAATCCTTGTATTCCACTGTTTTGGTATAGGTTGTTGTTGAAATACCCTTTAAGCTTAACATAAGACACCTCACCGTTTATGCTAAAGCGTAACTTTTTAGTTAAAGGATAATTGAAACTGGCGTTACCTCTTACCACTTTATTACTTCCAATATTTTGATAAGTTGTATAGGTGATCGAATCTTGTAGTTTAGTTACATTTTGAATAGTATTATTGGCAAACGAGTAACTTAAAGTCAAATTGAATGAACCTTTACCGTATTTGCTAAAACCGAAGTCAATATTATGGTTCATTACAGGCCTTAAATTCGGATTTCCTGTATAAACAAATCTCGGATTTTGAAGATTGGTAAACGGATTTAATTCATAAATACCAGGTCTTTCAATGCGATTTGTAAATCCAATGTTAAGATTGACGTTGTTTTTCAGTTTTCTTAGTATGGAAATTGATGGAATTACATTGTTATAATTTTGAGTTAAGGTTGTATTGTTTGATAAAAAATTTGCATTTACAGACGTTTGTTCGACACGGATACCTGCTTTAAATCCCCAATCGTTTAGATTTAATTGGTAAGAGTTATACATGCTATAAACGTTTTGCTCATATTTAAAATGATTTGAATTTTGCAGATTGTTAATATAATTATTTAGTGAGTCAAGTGTTTGCGTGTCAAAATCACTGGTGTTATTTCTTAGAATTGCTTTGAGACCGCCTTCTATGTTTAATTTCTTTAGTGGATGAAAATAATCTAATTGGAGCGTGTTTTCTTTTGTGCCAGCATTGTTTTGCTGATTGTAACCTGGCTGGTTAAAATTGAATATATCATTAAAGCTAACGCTGTTTTTATTATTTGTAGGGCTTGTAGAATACTTGTAAGATGCGGTTAAGATCTGGTCCTTATTTTTTTTAAATCCCAGCTGATAATTAAGCGTAAAGTCTGTGCTGCGATATTTTGATTCTGTGCTGTTGCTTTGCTGATAGGACTGAATCAAATCGTTATTGCTATTAAAAAACAGAGACGTTAAATTACTGTTGAATTTATTTTTTCCATTTGAGTAGTCAATTATCCCTGTTATCAAATTCAAGCTATCTATCTCATAACTTAACTCAAAGGATGAATACATACTACGCCCATTAGTTACCTGGTCACCTGCTTGTGTGAAAAGCGATTGCTGTGGACTAAATGTTTGCAAGGTATTAGTTGAATTCCCACGTCTATCAATCTGATCCTTAGCTCCGGTATTGAGCAGGAGCCCTAATTTCCCCTCTTTTAAAGTTAATGATACTCCAGCTGCAGGTCCGTTAACTGTATTCTCATGTAAATTAACACTGGCATTATAACCTTGGTCAATTTGTTTTTTAAGGATAATATTTATAATCCCGGTTAATCCTTCTGCGTCATATTTTGAAGGTGGTGTTGTTATTACTTCTATCCTTTTGATGTTACTTGATTGCATAGTTCTTAATACATCAGATGGATTGTTTGCAAAAAGGGAAGACGTTCTGCCGTTGATCAGTATTTTGAATTTGGTATTACCCTTGAACAGAATGTTATTGTTTGCGTCGATGCTGATAAATGGAACCTTACGAAACATGTCTAAAACATTGAGTATCTTATTTTCAGGGTCATTCTGGACATTATAGTTTATTCGGTCAACTTCCTGAGTAATCACAGGTTTGACACTAATTACAGATACCTCTTTTAGTTGATTGTTTAAGGGGGATAACTTTATAGTGCCAAGGTCTGTTTGTTTATTACTTTTAAATAACAGCGTCTTTTTGTTGTATCCGATAAATGTAAAAGACAATACATAATCCTTATCTATATCGGCACGAATGTTAAATGAACCGTTACTGGTACTTAAAGTGTTAATTGATTGCTTCGAGGCAGAATCTGTTAACAACACCGTGGCATAAGGTAAAGGCTTATTGGTAACCGAATCAACAAGAAAGCCCTTAATGGTGTGGTTCCCTGATTTATTTTGTGCATTAACAATTAGGCACGACAATAAACAAGCAAGCAATAAATAAATTTTTTTCATAGCATGTGATAAGTTAGGTAGGTAAAACTGGTGATGTGGTTTATTGCTTTATACTCAGTTTTTCATTTCTTTCTTGGAGATATAGTAGTAAGTAATAAAACCTGCGGATAAGAAAGCCATTTCTATACCATACGGCAGTGTTGAGTCTGATTTGTAAGGAATATAGTTGAGTAGGATTAAACCAACCGCACCAAAAAAAAGAATTATACCCCATTTTAAAGTGTCAAACTGAAAATTGGTAAAGGAGTTGCTGAATGCTTTAGCGGTAGACTCATCTATTAAGCCCGATTTAATCATCCGGGTTTTTATCCTGTAATTTAATACAGCTACAATTAGTGTGGTTATCGCTACAACAATTACTGTAAACATTATAGCCACTGCAAAATTTTGTTCCATATTTTTAACGATTTGCTACATTAGACAAGAAGTTGTTTTTAAATGTTGCAGTTAATTTTTTGCAACATTTAAAAACAACTTCTTGTCTAATCGCCTGAATGGAAAACGAGAAAGAGTTAATTTCACGAATTATAAATCAAGATGTTAAAGCCTTTAAAATCCTGGTAATTCAGCATGAAAAACTCGTGGTGTTCATTATAAGCAGAATTATTCAAAATAATGAAGATGTTAAAGATTTATCTCAGGAGGTATTTATAAAGGTTTATAGCAATATAAGCCAGTTTAAATTTGAGTCAAAGCTCTCTACCTGGATAGCCCGTATTGCTTACTTCACTGCTATTAATTATGTGAAAAAGGTTTCGGGGAAAAGAGGTTTAACAGATGATATTTCAAATTTTGAAAACTTACATCAAACAGAAGAAAATCCTGAAACTTTATTATTGAAAAAAAATCAGTCAAACTTTATTCAACAAGAGATAAATAAATTACCTGTAAACTATCGTACTGTTTTAACACTCTACCATCTGAATGAGTTTAGTTATCAAGAGATATATGAAATTACAGGTATGCCTGAAGGGACAGTTAAAAACTATTTGTTCAGGGCACGAAAACAGATAAAGGATCAATTAGAAACGTATTTAAATAAATTATAATGAGCAAAGATTTTGAAGAGGATATTCAACAATATGTAGAAAACTCATTAAAGGCAAATCAAAAAAATGATGGAACTTTTGATAAGCACGCTGTAGAATTATATTCCGAATTGTTCAACGGATTGTCTGCTGAACCAATGGTTCTTGATTTCAATTTGGCCGATGATTTGGCAAAACTGGTATTAGCCAGGCAGGCAAGAAAAAATATAGTTAGTTATTATGTATCAGTTTCATTAATTATATTAAGCGGGGGAGGCGTTTTTTTTGCAGCATTATCATTTATAAATAATTCATTGTTAATGCAGATTTTTCTATCTGTCAAGGTTCATGCTTTAAATCTGATATTCATCATTATTTGTATTGTTTTGATCCAAGCAGCAGATAAGCATTTATTAAGGAAAGGTGATTTATCAATTTAACTCAATCAGCCTGTTTGCATTATTCAGATACTGAAGTTCCCATAACTTAGTATTTATAATATATTATTCCATATGCCTGAATAGGAATAGGATGATACTGCTGTAAGGTGTATTATAATGGTATTTAGTATGCCTTTGGAGGTTCTATAGCCGTTTTAGGTTTTCTTCTCATAAATGGCAAGCAGAAGATCTTTGTTTTGCAGATATTAGAGTTTATAGCCGGTCATTTCATAATAGTAAATCAATAATTTCTTGAGCGGATATTTTTAAATCAACCCGATAGCTTTTTAAGTAAAAATCATATATCGGGTTTTTTTTATGGTAATTCATTAAAAAATAATTGCCTGAAAATTAATCATTTAATTAATATTTAGCGTATTTGCTAAATATTATTAGGTATTTAAATTTTAAATACAGTACCTTTAGTTATATACTCTAACAGAGATATATACCACCTTTACCTTATGAACAATGACCCTAAATTCCAAAAAGTTTTTTCTTTGCACGGCTTTTTCATTGTTATTTCTTAACGCCTTTGCGCAATGGGAAATATTCACAAAAAAGTTTGAAAAAAAGGTAATCTATGATGTTTTATCAGCTTATCGCCCAGCTGAGTTTACTGGTGGTTATACTTTTTTTGGCCCAACCGCAACTTTAAATGAAAATATTGTATCTAAAGGTCTTGAGCTTGGCGATAAAGAGGTAACTAAACCCGCTACCGGTGTTTTACAAAAAGCATTTTTGTTAAAAAATATACCTGTTGTAAATATTAAAACAGATGCTGTTTACTTAAACATCTGTACAGATAATATAAAGGCTTATAATATATCTATAGAAGATAAAACCGGGCATAAATATAATAAGGAGTATACAATAGCTGATGATGGTTATCAAGTACCTGTACAAAATCTTCTTTCAGATTTCCGTAAGCTATCTACGGATGAAATTAAGAGTTTCCCCAATTCTGATTATTTACAATTTGAGAAACTTACGTTTACATTAACTAAGAGAGATGCTAAACGCAGCGCAAAATTCACGATCGGAGAGTGTGCATTTTTAAAAGATTCGGTGATGGATGTTCCTGCCAGGGGGTACTTCTTTTACCAGGTAACAGGAAATGATCAAAATAAGGCAAATAACTATACTACTGACAATGTTGGAAACTCATATCCAATATTAAGTTTTACCATATTTCGTGATTTAAATTCACAGGCATTTAGTTTCATTCCTAAAACCAAAGAAGATGATAAGCTAAAAGATCAGACGCTACAGCTTATAAAATTCATCATAAGTAAGTATCCGTACTACAATGAAAGACGAATAAATAAAGACCAGATAGATCATTGTTTGGATAGCGTCATTTCGTCAAAGCATGGGTTTAATCAAAAGCTCGCATATATTGACAGCCTTGTTAATAATTTCTCTGACGGACACTTTTATTTTGAAAAAAAACAGATCCCGGTTTTATCAGGGCCTGTATTTATTAAAGAAATCGGCGGAGAGCTATTAATTACAGGAGTTTTAGATCCGAAACTAAAAGAACAATTAAATCTGGGTGCTATAGTTACAAAGGTTGACAATGTACCGGTTAATAAATTGATTGACTCATTAATGCGCTTGCGCCATTATGGACAATCTACAGATCGCCGTAACCAGGTGATATCAAGGCTGCTTTATAAAACAGTTTCAGACTCTACGCTTATTACTGTAACTGATCAGGGTAAAGAAAAAAGTGCGAAGTGGTTTTACAATAAAAAAGTAGTTATTCCATCTAATTTCAAACCGGTTGATCAGGATTTCAAAATCTACAATAACTGGGCTTATTACAGATTGAACGTATGGGGCGCAGGAGATTGGATTACCTTTTACAATCACAGAGATCAACTGAAAAAAAGTAAAGGGGTAATTTTTGATTTAAGAGGGAATAGTGGTGGTTTAGAAGTAGAGGCTTACAAAATATTTTCTTGCTTTTTAGAAAGATCGACAACTGTTACGCATAGTATGTATGCTTTTGATGATTCAAAATCAGTTCATGGTTCAAATATAGCTCTGCCAAATGCCTATCTCAACCTTTCAAAAAAGCCTGTTATAATTTTAATAGATAATAAAACGGCTTGTGCATCAGAGATTTTTATCAGCGTTATGAAGAATAACTGTCATGCGTTAATAGTAGGCAATGAACGTACATCAGGGGCTTATGCAAGTGGTGAATATTTTTATTTGCCTTATAACATTGTTTTTAAAACCAATGTGCTTAATAAATTTTACCCACCGGGAGAAGAAAATAGTATAGAGTTTAAAGGCCTTGAACCTGATGTATATGTTCCTTTTTATAGTTATAAGGATTTATATCCCTATGAAGATAAAGTGATGCAGATGGCGCTTAGGATAGCCGAAGCAGGTCAAAAGGCCACTTACCCTTGATATATCATGCATGTATATATATAATTAATTATTTAACCCTTAAATTTTAAAAATCATGAACGAGCAAAAAAAAGTACGCGAGTTGATCAAACCACAAAGAGTTGATCAAAATGAGTTGAATGGTGGTTTAAATCAAAGCCTGGTAGTACCATATTGTGGTAGTGGTTATTCATCTGGACAAACTACAAGTTGTGCTTCTGGCTATTCTAGCAATGCATGGTGTGTAAGCACCCCTACACCAGAAGATGACGTGCTATTTTAGAAATTAAATCGAAGTCATTACAGAAAGCTCTGTAATGACTTCTTAGCTTGTACTTACTACCTGTCACAAATTTAAATCAATTAGCATGCTTCCGGATCTTAAACTCAGCTATTACAATTTCGCCATCCCATACCCGTCGAGAAATATTTATATCATATATAACTCATTCTCAAATGCCATGATAGAGCTTGATTGGGAAACAGGATTAATGCTTTCAAAGCTCAATAGCATGGAAATTCATTATTTGGATACCAATGTGATTGATACGTTGATTTATAACGGAATGATCATATCCAAAAACATTGATGAATTTGATGCCGTGGCTGAAAGGGCAAATTCAAACAGAGAGATATGTGAGCAGTCGGACACTCTTTTTATGGTCATATCACCAACAAATACCTGCAACATGAATTGTCCGTACTGTTATCAGGGTGATAAGACCCCTACAAATTCTGATACCAAATATCTCGGTGAAGAAAATATGGAGGCTTTAAAGAAAATGATTGCAAAGGTAGTTTATGAACCGCACGCAACGCCAATAACTAAAATAAGGATAGAGTGGTTTGGTGGGGAGCCTTTGATCAGAAAAAAAGTAATTGAAGAGTTCTCTGATTTTGTTATCAACCTGGCAACAGCGAATAATATCGATTATAGAGCCAGTATTATAACAAATGGTACGTTACTGGATGCCAAAACCTATGAGATCCTTGAAAAATGCAAAGTTGAAAACATCCAAATAACAATAGATGGAAGTAAAAAAATGCATGACTCTTTGAGATTTTATATTAGTGGGAAAGGTACCTATGATAAGATTATGGAAAATCTTGCTTTAATGCCGCCTGATAAATTTAAAGTTACCATCCGTATTAATGGTGATAAGGCAGTTTTTGATAATCTGGATGAAATGTTCAACGATTTTGAAGAGAACGGGCTTTGGCCACAGCGTGCAAACGAAATTAATTATGAGTGGGCGCCCAAGTTTTACAATTTCCTGGGTTATAACCAGGATAAGGATGTTTATTATACCAGTTATCAATACCAAAAGTCAAAAGAAGATTTTGCCCTTTTGAAGTTGAAAAAGTACAACGAATGGGCCAATAAAAATGGGTTTAAAAACAAAAAGCTGAGGGTGGCTTATCCAAGTTTTGCAGAGTTTTATTGCGGAACAGTTGAAAGCCCTAACTCCATATCTGTAGATGACGGAGGATATCTTCATAAATGCTATAATACCATTAACGATAAAAGTCATAGAA encodes the following:
- a CDS encoding radical SAM/SPASM domain-containing protein, producing MIELDWETGLMLSKLNSMEIHYLDTNVIDTLIYNGMIISKNIDEFDAVAERANSNREICEQSDTLFMVISPTNTCNMNCPYCYQGDKTPTNSDTKYLGEENMEALKKMIAKVVYEPHATPITKIRIEWFGGEPLIRKKVIEEFSDFVINLATANNIDYRASIITNGTLLDAKTYEILEKCKVENIQITIDGSKKMHDSLRFYISGKGTYDKIMENLALMPPDKFKVTIRINGDKAVFDNLDEMFNDFEENGLWPQRANEINYEWAPKFYNFLGYNQDKDVYYTSYQYQKSKEDFALLKLKKYNEWANKNGFKNKKLRVAYPSFAEFYCGTVESPNSISVDDGGYLHKCYNTINDKSHRTQHVTDFDPYGSGMDHYKKFDKTKAADCRTCKVLPICEESCNMRFVSNAESKVCSGWKYFMDERIVAIYEQSFSTDETEKIIASRTGSVETC
- a CDS encoding S41 family peptidase, producing MTLNSKKFFLCTAFSLLFLNAFAQWEIFTKKFEKKVIYDVLSAYRPAEFTGGYTFFGPTATLNENIVSKGLELGDKEVTKPATGVLQKAFLLKNIPVVNIKTDAVYLNICTDNIKAYNISIEDKTGHKYNKEYTIADDGYQVPVQNLLSDFRKLSTDEIKSFPNSDYLQFEKLTFTLTKRDAKRSAKFTIGECAFLKDSVMDVPARGYFFYQVTGNDQNKANNYTTDNVGNSYPILSFTIFRDLNSQAFSFIPKTKEDDKLKDQTLQLIKFIISKYPYYNERRINKDQIDHCLDSVISSKHGFNQKLAYIDSLVNNFSDGHFYFEKKQIPVLSGPVFIKEIGGELLITGVLDPKLKEQLNLGAIVTKVDNVPVNKLIDSLMRLRHYGQSTDRRNQVISRLLYKTVSDSTLITVTDQGKEKSAKWFYNKKVVIPSNFKPVDQDFKIYNNWAYYRLNVWGAGDWITFYNHRDQLKKSKGVIFDLRGNSGGLEVEAYKIFSCFLERSTTVTHSMYAFDDSKSVHGSNIALPNAYLNLSKKPVIILIDNKTACASEIFISVMKNNCHALIVGNERTSGAYASGEYFYLPYNIVFKTNVLNKFYPPGEENSIEFKGLEPDVYVPFYSYKDLYPYEDKVMQMALRIAEAGQKATYP
- a CDS encoding cation:proton antiporter; the encoded protein is MKKSAVYLFYLLLFTVFIISSYWVIQQGTLLQSSQIKINVPRLANDHWTEIRSILRDNIDRPLPVILLQILMILVTARFFGFLCNKMGQPTVIGEIIAGIFLGPSFLGIYFPKVFSFIFPLSSLNNLQYLSQIGLILFMFVIGMELDFKLLKSKSQNAVVISHASILIPFGLGLVLAYYLYANYAPAGISFISFSLFIGIAMSITAFPVLARIVHQRGLSKTPIGTLVITCAAADDVTAWCMLAAVIAIVKTGSIISLTITLIMALCYVLIMIKVIGPLLSKAGDKMKNSETLNKPMIAIFFILLILSSYVTEIIGIHALFGAFMAGIIMPSDASFRKNFIYKIEDIALVLLLPLFFVFTGLKTHINLLNSLPLWEVTTIIIIVAFIGKFLGSAFTARFVGQSWKDSLIIGALMNTRGLVELVVLNIGYDLHILSSTMFSMLVIMALFTTFMTGPILDLINRLMPEKKS
- a CDS encoding RNA polymerase sigma factor → MENEKELISRIINQDVKAFKILVIQHEKLVVFIISRIIQNNEDVKDLSQEVFIKVYSNISQFKFESKLSTWIARIAYFTAINYVKKVSGKRGLTDDISNFENLHQTEENPETLLLKKNQSNFIQQEINKLPVNYRTVLTLYHLNEFSYQEIYEITGMPEGTVKNYLFRARKQIKDQLETYLNKL
- a CDS encoding DUF6249 domain-containing protein, which translates into the protein MEQNFAVAIMFTVIVVAITTLIVAVLNYRIKTRMIKSGLIDESTAKAFSNSFTNFQFDTLKWGIILFFGAVGLILLNYIPYKSDSTLPYGIEMAFLSAGFITYYYISKKEMKN
- a CDS encoding outer membrane beta-barrel family protein; its protein translation is MKKIYLLLACLLSCLIVNAQNKSGNHTIKGFLVDSVTNKPLPYATVLLTDSASKQSINTLSTSNGSFNIRADIDKDYVLSFTFIGYNKKTLLFKSNKQTDLGTIKLSPLNNQLKEVSVISVKPVITQEVDRINYNVQNDPENKILNVLDMFRKVPFISIDANNNILFKGNTKFKILINGRTSSLFANNPSDVLRTMQSSNIKRIEVITTPPSKYDAEGLTGIINIILKKQIDQGYNASVNLHENTVNGPAAGVSLTLKEGKLGLLLNTGAKDQIDRRGNSTNTLQTFSPQQSLFTQAGDQVTNGRSMYSSFELSYEIDSLNLITGIIDYSNGKNKFNSNLTSLFFNSNNDLIQSYQQSNSTESKYRSTDFTLNYQLGFKKNKDQILTASYKYSTSPTNNKNSVSFNDIFNFNQPGYNQQNNAGTKENTLQLDYFHPLKKLNIEGGLKAILRNNTSDFDTQTLDSLNNYINNLQNSNHFKYEQNVYSMYNSYQLNLNDWGFKAGIRVEQTSVNANFLSNNTTLTQNYNNVIPSISILRKLKNNVNLNIGFTNRIERPGIYELNPFTNLQNPRFVYTGNPNLRPVMNHNIDFGFSKYGKGSFNLTLSYSFANNTIQNVTKLQDSITYTTYQNIGSNKVVRGNASFNYPLTKKLRFSINGEVSYVKLKGYFNNNLYQNSGIQGFGFSELGYQVTDTWRTGLNGAWYSSNVLLQGKSNDYFFTSINTTKDILKRKVTVFFYINNILQKNRDAISYVKDPTFYNRNVSVNPYRTIGFGFYYHFGKLNKEVKRNRRGINNDDIKKRDKNTEVR
- the hemW gene encoding radical SAM family heme chaperone HemW; translated protein: MAGIYIHIPFCKQACHYCDFHFSTSLKYKDEMIAALIAEIALQKDYLGQESISTIYFGGGTPSLLDIKEINQIIDQIGKFFHIESGAEVTLEANPDDLNTAKVSALKQTAVNRFSIGIQSFFDDDLIWMNRAHRANEAEASVKRAQDAGFENITVDLIFGYPLLTDAKWKHNMDTVFNLQIPHVSAYSMTVEPKTALAAFIRKKYYPPLNDQQSAEQFLQLADAMQQHGFEHYEISNYALPGHHSRHNTNYWRGVKYLGIGPSAHSFNGETRQWDLANNAVYMKEIGLGKVPAETEVLTETDRLNEYIMTSLRTMWGLDLEKLNVIAKGSSDDLLKEAEEPLEKGLIKLENNIITLTREGQLYADQVAADLFF